One Kineococcus aurantiacus genomic window carries:
- a CDS encoding amidase family protein, which yields MSATTTRDGTEETTERTTGGTAGVVADLARAALADTEVQDLLAAARTRVHPASPSAEGPEPAAAEAFLRRAARAHRAPGASPAGAPARLPLPGPDASGAPGVLDLLAAYADGSLDPLAVHDAVVAATGPVGPAPTAFTAAVTGSRAAAAESARRWATGTARPLEGVPFAVKEIVDVAGTAVTCGSLHTGERVAAADATAVARLRAAGAVPVAMTATTEFACGLPTGRRFPAVQNPWEAGRWTGGSSTGSAAAVAARVVPLALGTDTGGSVRVPASVCGLTGLKPTRGLVPRTGVATLSWTLDHVGPLARSAADLAAVLHVLAGPDGTDPAAAEDVPACSPADVAAHAHLRGRRLGRVRGWFEQRCDPAVVAAVDAAVDVLRSAGAEVVDVDLPGAGEAYADALVVLSCELLATQEAALPQLDLFDAGTRKRLARGAAASAADYLRALRARPLAQRQVQAAMDAAGVDALLTPGVGATAPRLEDLSVEVDGRRLPLQEVLPRNTSPFNLTGSPALVLPAGRGRDGLPVAVQLVGRPFDDAVLLGLGVAFQRLTDHHLAAPPTAAPAAR from the coding sequence GTGAGCGCCACCACCACCCGGGACGGCACCGAGGAGACCACCGAGCGCACCACCGGGGGCACCGCCGGCGTCGTCGCCGACCTGGCCCGCGCCGCGCTCGCGGACACCGAGGTCCAGGACCTGCTGGCCGCCGCCCGCACCCGCGTCCACCCCGCCTCACCCAGCGCCGAAGGCCCCGAACCCGCTGCGGCCGAGGCGTTCCTGCGACGGGCCGCGCGAGCGCACCGCGCCCCGGGCGCCTCCCCGGCCGGAGCACCGGCGCGGCTGCCGCTGCCCGGCCCGGACGCCTCCGGGGCCCCCGGCGTCCTGGACCTGCTGGCCGCCTACGCCGACGGGTCGCTGGACCCGCTGGCCGTGCACGACGCCGTCGTGGCCGCCACCGGCCCCGTCGGCCCGGCCCCCACGGCCTTCACCGCCGCCGTCACCGGCAGCCGGGCGGCCGCCGCCGAGAGCGCCCGCCGCTGGGCCACCGGCACCGCCCGCCCCCTGGAGGGCGTGCCGTTCGCGGTCAAGGAGATCGTCGACGTCGCCGGCACGGCCGTCACGTGCGGTTCGCTGCACACCGGCGAGCGCGTCGCGGCCGCCGACGCCACCGCCGTCGCGCGGCTGCGGGCCGCGGGCGCGGTCCCCGTGGCGATGACCGCGACCACCGAGTTCGCGTGCGGCCTGCCCACCGGCCGGCGCTTCCCGGCGGTGCAGAACCCCTGGGAGGCCGGGCGGTGGACCGGCGGGTCCTCCACCGGTTCGGCCGCGGCCGTGGCCGCGCGCGTGGTGCCGCTGGCGCTGGGCACCGACACCGGCGGGTCGGTCCGGGTCCCGGCCTCGGTCTGCGGGCTCACGGGGCTCAAACCCACCCGGGGCCTCGTCCCCCGCACCGGTGTCGCGACCCTGTCGTGGACGCTGGACCACGTCGGGCCGCTGGCCCGCAGCGCCGCGGACCTCGCGGCGGTGCTGCACGTGCTCGCCGGGCCCGACGGCACCGACCCGGCCGCCGCCGAGGACGTGCCCGCCTGCTCCCCCGCGGACGTGGCCGCGCACGCCCACCTGCGGGGACGCCGGCTGGGCCGGGTGCGCGGCTGGTTCGAGCAGCGCTGCGACCCCGCCGTCGTGGCCGCCGTCGACGCCGCCGTGGACGTGCTGCGCAGCGCCGGCGCCGAAGTCGTCGACGTGGACCTGCCCGGCGCGGGCGAGGCGTACGCCGACGCCCTGGTGGTGCTGTCCTGCGAACTGCTGGCCACCCAGGAGGCCGCCCTGCCGCAGCTCGACCTGTTCGACGCCGGAACCCGCAAGCGGCTGGCCCGCGGCGCCGCCGCGAGCGCCGCGGACTACCTGCGCGCGCTGCGGGCGCGGCCCCTGGCGCAGCGGCAGGTGCAGGCCGCGATGGACGCCGCGGGCGTGGACGCGCTGCTCACCCCGGGGGTCGGGGCCACCGCCCCCCGGCTGGAGGACCTGAGCGTCGAGGTGGACGGGCGGCGCCTGCCGCTGCAGGAAGTGCTGCCGCGCAACACCTCCCCCTTCAACCTGACCGGCTCGCCGGCGCTGGTGCTGCCCGCCGGGCGGGGCCGCGACGGGCTGCCGGTGGCCGTGCAGCTCGTGGGCCGCCCCTTCGACGACGCCGTGCTGCTGGGGCTGGGCGTGGCGTTCCAGCGCCTCACCGACCACCACCTCGCCGCGCCCCCCACCGCCGCGCCGGCGGCCCGCTGA
- a CDS encoding nitrilase-related carbon-nitrogen hydrolase: MNGTDPGPARPLRIGVVQAGGCTEDLAANLEVLAGLVREAARPDGSGQRPDLVLLPELITTPYFCTSRAVDRGGWAQTLPGPATEFFGALARELGVALVWGMYERTPAGVLHNSAVAVDAHGELLRWRDAEGRTHPAYRKLALPANHVGGVDVDEKYFFAPGPAPVVLDLLGTRFACVICYDRSFPEHWALARAMGAEVVLAVVSSLGNRETLFTTELSVRAMESQTFVVAANRAGTEHLNGTSVDYFGRSCVVDPTGRVLAEAPPHQPGHVLRVDLDLADVERTRASFPLGRDRRADVVDLLARLTRGGVPA, translated from the coding sequence GTGAACGGTACGGACCCGGGCCCGGCGCGGCCCCTGCGGATCGGCGTCGTGCAGGCCGGGGGGTGCACCGAGGACCTGGCGGCGAACCTGGAGGTCCTGGCGGGCCTGGTCCGCGAAGCGGCCCGCCCCGACGGCTCGGGCCAGCGCCCGGACCTGGTGCTGCTGCCCGAGCTCATCACCACCCCGTACTTCTGCACCTCCCGCGCCGTCGACCGCGGCGGCTGGGCGCAGACCCTGCCCGGGCCGGCCACGGAGTTCTTCGGCGCGCTCGCGCGCGAGCTCGGCGTGGCCCTCGTGTGGGGGATGTACGAACGCACCCCCGCCGGTGTCCTGCACAACTCCGCGGTGGCCGTCGACGCGCACGGGGAACTGCTGCGCTGGCGCGACGCCGAGGGCCGCACCCACCCGGCGTACCGGAAGCTGGCCCTGCCCGCCAACCACGTCGGCGGCGTCGACGTGGACGAGAAGTACTTCTTCGCCCCCGGCCCCGCCCCCGTCGTGCTCGACCTGCTCGGCACCCGGTTCGCGTGCGTCATCTGCTACGACCGCTCCTTCCCCGAGCACTGGGCGCTGGCCCGGGCCATGGGCGCCGAGGTCGTCCTGGCCGTCGTCAGCTCGCTCGGCAACCGCGAGACCCTGTTCACCACCGAGCTGTCGGTGCGGGCCATGGAGTCGCAGACCTTCGTGGTCGCCGCCAACCGCGCCGGCACCGAGCACCTCAACGGGACCTCCGTCGACTACTTCGGCCGCTCCTGCGTGGTGGACCCCACCGGCCGCGTGCTCGCCGAGGCTCCGCCCCACCAGCCCGGGCACGTGCTGCGCGTCGACCTCGACCTCGCCGACGTCGAGCGCACGCGCGCGTCGTTCCCGCTCGGACGCGACCGGCGCGCCGACGTCGTGGACCTGCTGGCCCGCCTGACCCGCGGCGGGGTCCCCGCGTGA
- the rutA gene encoding pyrimidine utilization protein A, with protein sequence MDIGVFIPIANNGWLISKSSPQYMPTFELNKQIVQKAEEHGLDFALSMVKFRGFGGDTEFWDHAMESFTLMAGLAAVTEKIKLYASTAILTLPPALVARMASTIDSIAPGRFGVNIVTGWAPGEYTQMGLWPGDEHFKNRYARAAEYVQVMRELWANGRSDFKGEFYTMDDCVLSPQPTGGHIDVVAAGQSPSGMAFAAEHADHNFLMGTGVNTPTALTETGERLVQAVERTGRDVGAFALFMVIADETDELAMAKWHDYHDNADTSALDYQAGEASADASADDSSTARTISLPEGAVNFNMGTLVGSYETVARMLDELAGLPGVEGVMLTFDDFVQGVEDFGTRIQPLMRSRHRIPAQAGVPA encoded by the coding sequence ATGGACATCGGCGTGTTCATCCCGATCGCGAACAACGGCTGGCTCATCTCCAAGAGCTCCCCGCAGTACATGCCCACGTTCGAGCTGAACAAGCAGATCGTGCAGAAGGCCGAGGAGCACGGCCTGGACTTCGCGCTGTCGATGGTGAAGTTCCGCGGGTTCGGCGGCGACACCGAGTTCTGGGACCACGCCATGGAGTCCTTCACCCTCATGGCGGGCCTGGCCGCGGTCACCGAGAAGATCAAGCTGTACGCCTCCACCGCGATCCTCACGCTGCCGCCGGCCCTCGTCGCGCGCATGGCCTCGACCATCGACTCGATCGCCCCGGGCCGGTTCGGGGTGAACATCGTCACCGGCTGGGCGCCGGGCGAGTACACGCAGATGGGCCTGTGGCCGGGGGACGAGCACTTCAAGAACCGCTACGCCCGCGCCGCCGAGTACGTGCAGGTCATGCGCGAGCTGTGGGCGAACGGCCGCAGCGACTTCAAGGGCGAGTTCTACACGATGGACGACTGCGTGCTGTCGCCGCAGCCGACGGGCGGGCACATCGACGTCGTCGCCGCCGGGCAGAGCCCGTCGGGCATGGCGTTCGCCGCCGAGCACGCCGACCACAACTTCCTCATGGGCACCGGGGTGAACACCCCCACCGCGCTGACCGAGACCGGTGAGCGCCTGGTGCAGGCCGTGGAGCGGACCGGCCGCGACGTGGGCGCGTTCGCCCTGTTCATGGTGATCGCCGACGAGACCGACGAGCTGGCCATGGCCAAGTGGCACGACTACCACGACAACGCCGACACCAGCGCCCTGGACTACCAGGCCGGGGAGGCGTCGGCCGACGCCAGCGCCGACGACAGCTCCACCGCCCGGACCATCTCGCTGCCCGAGGGCGCGGTGAACTTCAACATGGGCACCCTCGTCGGGTCCTACGAGACCGTGGCGCGGATGCTCGACGAACTGGCCGGCCTGCCCGGCGTCGAGGGCGTCATGCTCACCTTCGACGACTTCGTCCAGGGCGTGGAGGACTTCGGCACCCGCATCCAGCCCCTCATGCGCTCGCGCCACCGCATCCCGGCCCAGGCCGGCGTCCCCGCCTGA
- a CDS encoding ABC transporter permease: MTQQTTGQTPGQAPGQATGQAAPRVARGAGGPRATRAPRVRAHGERFALLGAWALVLAVFCVLRPDTYATAGNLQSVLGSQAVLLIVSLGVLLPLTTGEFDLSVASTLSLSAMVTAVLNVQHGWGIGTAVLAGVGSALVVGLANAVGVVRFGIPSFIVTLGSGTFALGVVQWISGQSSVTGIDPALVSATVGSRFLGVPLQFYAALLAAVVLALVLEFTPLGRRLLFVGRSPKVAELSGFAVDRLRAGAFLGASLIAGLAGVVYAGALGGADPSSGQSFLLPAFAAAYLGATAIVPGRFNPIGTVVAVYFLSSGVVGLQMMGAQSFVQQLFYGGALVVAVGLSRYVRHRAAAAG, translated from the coding sequence CCGCGCACCGCGGGTCCGCGCGCACGGCGAGCGCTTCGCGCTCCTGGGGGCCTGGGCCCTGGTCCTGGCGGTGTTCTGCGTCCTGCGGCCCGACACGTACGCCACCGCGGGGAACCTGCAGAGCGTCCTGGGCTCGCAGGCCGTCCTGCTCATCGTCTCGCTGGGCGTGCTGCTGCCCCTGACCACCGGGGAGTTCGACCTGTCGGTCGCCTCCACGCTGTCGCTGTCGGCCATGGTGACCGCGGTGCTGAACGTCCAGCACGGCTGGGGCATCGGGACCGCGGTCCTGGCCGGGGTCGGGTCGGCCCTCGTGGTCGGCCTGGCCAACGCGGTGGGTGTCGTGCGCTTCGGCATCCCCTCGTTCATCGTCACCCTCGGCTCGGGCACGTTCGCCCTCGGCGTCGTGCAGTGGATCAGCGGCCAGTCCAGCGTCACGGGCATCGACCCCGCCCTGGTCTCGGCGACCGTCGGCAGCCGGTTCCTCGGGGTGCCGCTGCAGTTCTACGCGGCCCTGCTGGCCGCGGTGGTGCTCGCCCTGGTGCTGGAGTTCACCCCGCTGGGCCGCCGGCTGCTGTTCGTGGGGCGCAGCCCGAAGGTGGCCGAGCTGTCCGGTTTCGCGGTAGACCGGCTGCGGGCCGGCGCGTTCCTGGGGGCCTCGCTCATCGCGGGCCTGGCCGGGGTGGTCTACGCCGGCGCCCTCGGCGGGGCCGACCCCTCCTCGGGCCAGTCGTTCCTGCTGCCGGCGTTCGCGGCCGCCTACCTGGGGGCCACAGCCATCGTCCCGGGGCGGTTCAACCCGATCGGGACGGTGGTGGCGGTGTACTTCCTGTCCTCGGGGGTCGTGGGGCTGCAGATGATGGGCGCCCAGAGCTTCGTGCAGCAGCTGTTCTACGGCGGCGCGCTCGTGGTGGCCGTCGGGCTGAGCCGGTACGTGCGCCACCGCGCCGCCGCCGCCGGCTGA